Genomic DNA from Phaeobacter porticola:
TGGTTGGCTATGGAATGACCGGTCTCAATATGACGCCGTGGAACGTCTACTTTTTCTTCGCTGGTATCTTCCTGTGGTTTGCTGTTGGCGCGATGTGGAAAGATAAGGCGATCATGGTGGTGCATGTGGGTGCGTTCATCTCGCTGATGATCGGGCATCTTAACGCGCCCCAGTTTAAGGGGGGGCAGCGGATGCATCCCAAGGTGTATCACACTAGGTACGCATAATGTACGATCACGCGGCAATCGATCTTCTTGCCGGTGAACAATTCGTTCACGCCACTCACGCCCGCATAGCGCCAACGCTGAGCGAGATGATCGTCATCGTTCTCTGCGCGCCGGTGGCGCTGGTGATCTGGCTGTTCATCCATCGTGCCTTTCGCTCGGTCACCTACATCATAACCACGCGGCGCGTGTTGATTGTCGAAAAGCAAGGCATTCTCGATCAGATCTGCATTCAGGATATCCAGCGTGTTAAGGTCAGGCGGCGCGCGTTGATGATCTCCGGAAAAAGCAAACGCCTGTGGCTTGCGCGGCTGCAAAACGGGTGGCAATTTGATACGATCTTAACGCGGGTACGGGCATTGCGCTAAGCGCCGCGACCGGGTGCAAACGGTGTCGCAAACTTCTCCCTTGCTCCGACCGCCCACCTCCTGTAAGTGGACCCATCGCCTGACCCCTGTCCTGCGTGGATTTGGGGCTGGTGATTCTTTTTGCCACGTCATGCGACGTGGATGACATAACCCACCAGACCCAAGGTTACCCATCTCAGGGGCCTTCTGGTGCTAAGGACAAGGAACAAAGGCGATGAACGCCAATGATCTGCGCGACAAGACCGTGGATGAACTCCGCGATATGCTCGCATCCCTGAAGAAAGAAAGCTTTAACCTCCGCTTTCAGCAGGCAACCGGTCAGATGGAAAACACCTCCGGCATCAAAGCGGCCCGCCGCAATGCTGCCCGTGTGAAGACCATTCTGAACCAAAAAGCTGCTGCGGCAGCTGAATAAGGAGCCTGACAGATGCCCAAACGTATTCTCACAGGCACTGTGACCAGCGACGCAAACGCCCAGACTGTAACTGTCTCGGTTGAACGCCGCTTCACGCACCCTGTTCTTAAGAAAACCATCCGTAAGTCCAAGAAGTACCGGGCTCACGATGAAAAGAACGCTTTCAAGGTCGGCGATTCCGTACGCATCATCGAATGCGCGCCGAAATCGAAAACGAAACGCTGGGAAGTTCTGGAAGCCTAAGAGTCTCATCTCGAGACTCCTGGCGACTAGACTTAACAGTTAGTCGAAACCCTGGGGGAGTACGCCACGCATCGGCGCCCCAAAGGTCGGGAGAAACCACATGATCCAGATGCAAACAAACCTGGATGTTGCTGACAACTCTGGCGCTCGCCGAGTTCAGTGCATCAAGGTTCTGGGTGGTTCCAAGCGTAAGTACGCATCCGTGGGCGACATCATTGTCGTCTCGGTCAAGGAAGCCATCCCGCGCGGTCGCGTAAAAAAAGGGGACGTCCGCAAGGCCGTCGTCGTACGTACCGCCAAAGAAGTCCGTCGTGCCGATGGTACTGCGATCCGTTTTGATCGTAATGCCGCCGTCATCCTGAACAACAACAACGAGCCTGTAGGTACACGTATCTTCGGCCCGGTTGTTCGTGAACTTCGTGCGAAAAACTTCATGAAGATCATCTCGCTTGCTCCGGAGGTGCTGTAACTATGGCTGCTAAACTCCGCAAAGGCGACAAGGTCATCGTGCTTGCTGGCAAAGACAAGGGCAAAGAAGGTACCGTTACCTCCATTGATCCCAAAGCTGGCAAAGCCATCGTTGATGGTGTGAACACGGCAATCCGCCACACCCGTCAGACCCAGTCTGACCAAGGTGGCCGTCTGCCCAAAGCCCTGCCGATCCAGCTGTCGAACCTGGCCCTGCTGGACGCAAATGGCAAAGCAACACGTGTTGGCTTCCGCATGGAAGGCGACAAGAAAGTGCGCTTCGCTAAAACCACGGGGGACGTGATTGATGCTTGATTCCGCAACCTATACCCCGCGTCTGAAAGCTCTTTACAAGGACACCATCCGTGGCGCCCTGAAAGAAGAGTTCGGCTACAAGAACGAAATGATGATCCCCAAGCTGGAGAAAATCGTTTTGAACATCGGCTGTGGCCGTGCCGCCGTGAAAGACAGCAAGAAAGCCAAGTCTGCTCAGGCTGACCTGACCCTCATCGCGGGCCAGAAAGCACTGACAACCGTGGCAAAGAACTCCATTGCTGGCTTCCGCGTTCGCGAAGGCATGCCGATGGGCGCAAAAGTGACTCTGCGCGGCGAACGGATGTACGAATTCCTCGACCGTCTGACCACCATCGCGATGCCCCGTATCCGCGACTTCCGCGGCGTTCCGGGCACGTCTTTTGACGGCCGTGGCAACTATGCCATGGGTCTGAAAGAGCACATGGTCTTCCCTGAGATCGACTTCGATAAGATCGACGAACCTTGGGGTATGGACATCGTGATTGCCACCACCGCGGAAACCGACGCGGAAGCAAAGGCGCTGTTGAAAGCTTTCAACATGCCCTTCAACAGCTAAGCGCGGGAAGGAAGAGACATGGCTAAGAAAAGCATGATCGAACGCGAGAAGAAGCGCGAACGCCTGGTGGCAAAATACGCCGCAAAGCGTGCCGAGCTGAAAGAAATCGCAGCTGATGAAAGCAAGCCGATGGAAGAGCGTTTCAAAGCGCGCCTCGAACTTGCGAAACTGCCGCGTAACTCGTCGGCAACTCGTCTGCACAACCGCTGCCAGCTGACCGGCCGTCCTCACGCTTACTATCGTAAGCTGAAGATCAGCCGGATCGCGCTGCGGGAACTGGGCTCGAATGGCCAGATCCCCGGCATGGTGAAATCGAGCTGGTAAGGGAGAGACTGATATGAACGATCCTATCGGCGATATGCTCACCCGTATTCGTAACTCGCAAATGCGTGGCAAATCCACCGTCCTGACCCCGGCTTCCAAGCTGCGGGCCTGGGTTCTGGATGTGCTGAAGCAAGAGGGTTACATCCGGGGCTATGAGTCCGGGACTGATGCAAAGGGCCATCCGGCTCTGGAAATCAGCCTGAAATACTTCGACGGCGAACCTGTTATCCGTGAACTGAAGCGGGTATCCAAACCCGGTCGTCGCGTTTACATGGGCGTCAATGACATCCCGTCGGTCCGTCAGGGCCTGGGTGTGTCGATTGTCTCCACCCCCCAGGGTGTGATGTCGGACGCAAACGCACGCGCAGCCAACGTCGGCGGCGAAGTGCTCTGCACCGTCTTCTAAGGAGGCCCCACGATGTCCCGTATTGGTAAAAAACCGGTCGAACTTCCCAGCGGCGTAACTGCTTCTGTGTCCGGCCAGACCATCGAAGTCAAAGGCCCCAAGGGCGCCCGTAGCTTCACCGCGACCGACGACGTCACTCTGACTGTTGACGACAATGTCGTCAACGTGGATCCCCGCGGCAAATCCAAGCGCGCGCGCCAGCAGTGGGGCATGTCCCGCACAATGGTCGCGAACTTGGTTGCAGGCGTGACCACCGGCTTCAAAAAAGAGCTGGAGATCCAGGGTGTGGGTTACCGGGCTCAGATGCAGGGCAATGTCCTGAAGCTGAACCTGGGCTACAGCCACGATGTTGATTTCACTGTTCCGGAAGGTGTCACCATCACCGCTCCTAAGCAGACCGAAATCGTTGTCGAAGGTAATGATCAACAACTCGTCGGCGAAGTTGCGGCCAAAATCCGCGACTGGCGTCGTCCTGAGCCCTACAAAGGCAAGGGTATTCGCTACAAAGGCGAGTTTATCTTCCGCAAGGAAGGCAAGAAGAAGTAAGGACCAGCAAAATGGCAAATACGAAACGTACCCTGTTTCTGAAGCGCCGGCTGCGCGTCCGGAACAAGCTTCGCAAGGTCAACGCAGGCCGTCCGCGCCTGTCCGTACACCGCTCGAACAAGAACATCTCTGTTCAATTGATCGACGACGTACGTGGTGTGACCCTCGCTTCGGCATCGACCCTGGAAAAAGACCTGGGTCACGTTGGCAAGAACAACGTCGAAGCAGCCACCAAAGTGGGTTCGGTTATCGCCGAACGCGCAAAGGCGGCTGGCGTCTCCGAGGCCTATTTCGATCGTGGCGGCTTCCTGTTTCACGGCAAGGTGAAGGCTCTGGCCGACGCTGCGCGTGAAGGCGGCCTGAAGATCTAAATCTCATGCGGGCGGCCTTTCGGGGCCGCCCCGATGATCCGGGACCCTGGATGTGTATTCAGGGTCACCAGGATTGGAAGAATAGGCGCGTGTGCTACTACAGTGCGCCACTTTGAAAAGGATTGCCTCATGGCAGAACGTGAAAATCGCCGGGGCCGTGGTCGCCGCGAAGAAGAAACACCGGAATTTGCTGACCGTCTGGTCGCGATCAACCGGGTGTCGAAAACCGTAAAAGGTGGTAAGCGCTTTGGCTTCGCCGCTCTTGTGGTTGTTGGTGATCAGAAAGGCCGTGTCGGCTTTGGTAAAGGTAAAGCGAAAGAGGTCCCCGAGGCCATTCGTAAAGCCACCGAGCAGGCCAAGCGTCAGATGATCCGCGTGCAGCTGAAAGAAGGTCGCACCCTGCATCACGACATGCACGGCCGTCACGGCGCAGGCAAAGTTGTCATGCGTACCGCACCTGAAGGTACCGGTATCATCGCAGGTGGTCCGATGCGTGCTGTCTTCGAAATGCTCGGCGTCAAAGACGTTGTTTCGAAGTCGATCGGTTCGCAGAACCCCTACAACATGATCCGCGCCACTATGGACGGTCTGAAAAAAGAGCAGTCGCCCCGTTCGGTTGCTCAGCGTCGTGGCAAAAAGGTCGCCGACATTCTCCCTAAGCGGGATGATGCACCGGTTGCCGAAGCTGCTGAAGCGTAAGGAGACGAACTCATGGCTAAAACCATCGTTGTGAAGCAGATCGGTTCCCCGATCCGCCGCCCCGCAGACCAGCGTGCCACGCTGATCGGTCTGGGTCTGAACAAGATGCATAAAACCCGCGAGCTGGAAGATACCCCTTCCGTACGCGGCATGGTTCGCAAGATCTCCCACATGGTGGAGATCATCGAAGAGCGCGACTAAGCCTCTTTCGAGTGAACGAAAACAAAAAAGCGCCCCGATCCGTTCGGGGCGCTTTTTTCATCTGCGCTTCAATATGTTGCCTGGGTGATCCTTAGGCGTGGTGCGCAGTATAGAACGGCTCAGATTTGAGGGAGATGCCTGCAAATGGGCGCTGTTGATTGAGCCGTATTGTGGTGGCAGCTTGTCCAGAAGCATCGGGGGCTGGTTCTATCTGGGGGTGGTCCCGCCAGCTGGCGATGCGGCAGGGAGAGCTGTCGCAGGGCAAATGTGGAAACGTGTCGAAAGGCCGGTACAGATGCCGTCGATTTCTGCGCGTAAGGGCGATGAACCGTCCCCATCTCAACCTCCTGCTGTCAACATCAGCAATGAAAGCCGGGGTCTGTGATGGGTCTCAGTCTAAGCGGACGCATTATGCCAGTGAAATCGTTGGGCTTGGTTTAGTTTGCTGTCAGGGTATAGGCCCTAGGTCGTTGGTGATCGTCATAGATCAGCCAAAGTAGGTGCGGGCGTCATAGTAAGGAAGGTCGGCCGAAGTCTCGTCAGCGTCGCGGCGCTCAATTGCGGACTGGATCAGGCGTGTCGCCACTTCGGCAACCATGGGGTAAAGAACGAGAACGGCCACGACGGTGGTGGAGAAGCCGATGTAGCCGCTTGCAACTGCGGTGACGGTTGCGGTTGCCCCGATGAGTGTGCTGAAGAGTGCCATGTCTGTGTTCCTTGATGCTGATGTTTTCGTTGTTCTCAATTTGCCATTTGTCTCAAATTGCATCAACGACACGAAAGGATAGTCTGAGGTTCCAGAGGCTAGCCCCTGCATCCGTTGGGCAGCCCGGATCGCCGTTGGCGCGGTTTGATAGCTGATTTTGACATGTTTTCCGGGGGTGCCTGGTGCAACAGCCCTCATAACAGTCGCCAAAAGGGCAGCAAACGCCCGATCAGATGCCCTAAATGCGGGTCTTCCTGTGCTTTTCGGTTAGGGTCGGCTAGCGGCAGCGTTTGCCCCGAGTGTCGGTGTCCATCGCCAGACACTGCGCAGCCATGGCAGCCCGGCGCGCGTTAAGATCTGAGTCATCTCCCATGCTTGGGGTGCATAGCGGGCAGACCGACCTGTCAGTTGTTTGCGCAAACATTTAGACCTATCTCTCCCTTGTCACTGAAACAGACACATCAAGAACAACCGGAAATTCGTCCGGTCAGATACAAGGACTAACACTATGGCACATGTCATCAACACAACTCACACCGGTTTCAACCTCTTCGCCCGCCTGCGCGGTTTTGCAGAAGAGGTCAAAGACAGCTGGGACCGTCGCGCCGAATACAAGCGCACCTATGCAGAGCTGGACAGCCTCTCCAATCGTGATCTGGCGGACATTGGTATCCGCCGCTGCGACATCGCGCAGATCGCCCATGCGCAGGCCTACGGTCACTAAGCCCCGTCTTTTGCGCAAATGGTGTTTTGGGTCCAACCCAAGTTAGCCATGGCGCCAAGCTTCGGACCGGCTCTTTCTCCTCCCTCAGGGGCCGGACTGGACACGCCTCCGCTTTGCGGGGGCGTTTTTGGTTTCTGAGGTGGCGGTGCCAATAAGAGGCCCGGTGTTGGCCAGTAGCTCGCCGTTGCGACCCCAGCGCCCGCCCGCTCCATGATCCGTTCATGCGCCAGTGGCATTCTGCTCAGGATCGCGATCACTCGTCGGGCCTGACACCCCCGGCACCGATGACCAGGGCCCCGGCGTGGCAGCCGGGGAGCACGATAATATTATCCACGCACGGGAGAGATCCCGTCCCAAACACCCCGGCGGCGCCGCCACCCTTTATCGGTCGGCCACAGACGCAACGGACACCGCAACAGACCTGCGATAGCAGCAAACGACAGGGCAGAAGCCTTGGCGGGCTGGAGGTGCATTCGGATTCAGGGTAAGTATAGCTTGAGAAACGCGTCGAAGCTTTTAGAGAGCTTTATCGTGTGCAAGGAGTAACAATCCCAAAACATAACCGGAGACTCCCGACGGGATCCGCCGCGCAAAGCCTCCATGTCGAAGCAAATTTGGCTCCCGGAGCTGTCATACGCAAAAGGTAGAAGGCCTTCCGGCATACCGGCTTCACGCCACGCCAGTGCCTTTTGCGCGTCAGAGGGATGGTGGAAGTCTGCCAAGTGAGGCGCGGGCTCCGGAAGGATCAGGGTTAAAAGCGGGAACCGATTGAGCCATCTGAAATGCCGGTCATCTTTTTCACTCAGCCATTCCCAGAGTTTTATAGTCGATGAAGGCAATCCGACTTCCAGCAATTGGGATTGGTAGCTTGCAGGCAATGCAACGCCTAAATTGTCTTCGAGAGCCTCCAGGTCGCCTTTATTAATGCTCGTTGGATGAGAATCAGGGTGGCTCCAAGTCTCGTGAAATTTCTTTAAGTTGCTCATGTGTCGGTCTCAGTCAAATAACAGAAATCCTCTCTATGAATCTGCGAAAGGTCAACAGCATTCCGCGCCACCCTTGATCCCCTGCTCCATCGGGTCTATACGCCCCCGGTGGTCCTGCGGGCCACAGAATCAGAAAACCAAAAAACGCCGTGTCTGCCCTAATCCGCTTCGGGGGCACTTCCGGCAAAGGAGAAGCGATATGAAACTCAATGAACTGCGCGACAATCCAGGCGCCACCAAAAAGCGTATGCGCGTTGCCCGTGGTCCGGGTTCCGGCAAAGGTAAAATGGGTGGCCGTGGTATCAAAGGTCAGAAATCCCGTTCGGGTGTTTCGATCAATGGTTACGAAGGTGGCCAGATGCCCCTCTACCAACGTCTGCCTAAGCGCGGCTTCAACAAGCCGAACCGCAAGGCATACGCAGTTGTGAACCTGGGCCTGATCCAGAAATTCATCGACGATGGCAAGCTGGAAGCCGGTTCCATCACCGAAGATACCCTGATCTCTTCGGGTCTGGTACGCCGCAAGCTGGACGGTATCCGCGTTCTGGCAAAGGGTGAATTCACCGCCAAGGCCACGATCACTGTGACCGGTGCCTCCAAGGCCGCCGTTGACGCAGTCGCAAAGACCGGTGGCGCTCTGACCGTGGCAAACACGGCCGCAGCTGAGTAACAGCTTGTGAGCGGCGTCGATGCCGCTTACATAGTCTTCAGTTTTCCATTAACGCCGCCCGAGCCGGAAAACGGCCCTGGGCGGCGTTTTCGCAAGAAGAGACCTTTTTTATGGTATCAGCAGCAGAACAAATGGCGGCGAACACCAGCTGGGCCGCTCTTGGCAAAGCCACGGATCTGCGCAACCGCATCCTATTTACGCTCGGGCTTTTGATTGTCTACCGCCTGGGCACATATATTCCCGTTCCGGGGATCGATGCGGATGCTCTGCGCCAGTTCATGACCTCGGCAGGGCAGGGCATCGGGGGCATGGTGTCCATGTTCACCGGCGGCGCGCTTGGCCGTATGGGCATCTTTGCACTTGGCATCATGCCCTATATCTCGGCGTCGATCATTGTGCAGCTGCTGACCTCGATGGTCCCGGCTCTCGAACAGCTCAAAAAAGAGGGCGAGCAGGGCCGCAAGAAGATCAACCAATACACCCGCTACGGCACCGTGCTTCTGGCGACAGCGCAGGCTTATGGTCTGGCGGTCTCGCTCGAATCGGGGGATCTGGCGACGGATCCGGGCATGTACTTCCGCCTCGCCTGCATGATTACCCTGGTGGGGGGCACCATGTTCCTGATGTGGCTGGGCGAACAGATCACCCAGCGCGGCATTGGTAACGGTATCTCGCTGATCATCTTCGTCGGCATTATTGCCGAAGTGCCTGCCGCGATTGCCCAGTTCCTGGCTTCCGGCCGCTCTGGTGCGATCAGCCCCGCGGTGATTATTGCAGTGATCCTGATGATGATCGCCATCATCATGTTCGTGGTGTTCATGGAGCGCGCCCTGCGCAAGATCCATATCCAATACCCGCGCCGCCAGGTCGGCATGAAGGTCTATGACGGTGGCTCCAGCCATTTGCCCGTCAAGGTCAACCCGGCTGGCGTGATTCCGGCGATCTTTGCCTCATCGCTGCTGCTGTTGCCGGTAACCATCTCGACGTTCTCTGCGGGCAGCACAAGCGGGCCGATCATGTCCTGGCTGCTGGCCAATTTTGGACCCGGTCAGCCGCTCTACCTGCTGTTCTTTGTCGGTATGATCGTGTTCTTTGCCTATTTCTACACCTTCAACGTGTCCTTTAAACCCGATGAAGTTGCGACCAATCTGAAAAATCAGAATGGCTTTGTTCCTGGCATTCGTCCCGGCAAGAAAACCGCTGAATACCTGGAATATGTCGTGAACCGCGTGTTGGTGCTGGGCTCTGCCTATCTGGCGGCTGTCTGTCTGTTGCCGGAAAT
This window encodes:
- the rpsQ gene encoding 30S ribosomal protein S17, coding for MPKRILTGTVTSDANAQTVTVSVERRFTHPVLKKTIRKSKKYRAHDEKNAFKVGDSVRIIECAPKSKTKRWEVLEA
- the rpsE gene encoding 30S ribosomal protein S5; the encoded protein is MAERENRRGRGRREEETPEFADRLVAINRVSKTVKGGKRFGFAALVVVGDQKGRVGFGKGKAKEVPEAIRKATEQAKRQMIRVQLKEGRTLHHDMHGRHGAGKVVMRTAPEGTGIIAGGPMRAVFEMLGVKDVVSKSIGSQNPYNMIRATMDGLKKEQSPRSVAQRRGKKVADILPKRDDAPVAEAAEA
- the rplE gene encoding 50S ribosomal protein L5, translated to MLDSATYTPRLKALYKDTIRGALKEEFGYKNEMMIPKLEKIVLNIGCGRAAVKDSKKAKSAQADLTLIAGQKALTTVAKNSIAGFRVREGMPMGAKVTLRGERMYEFLDRLTTIAMPRIRDFRGVPGTSFDGRGNYAMGLKEHMVFPEIDFDKIDEPWGMDIVIATTAETDAEAKALLKAFNMPFNS
- a CDS encoding SMI1/KNR4 family protein, with the protein product MSNLKKFHETWSHPDSHPTSINKGDLEALEDNLGVALPASYQSQLLEVGLPSSTIKLWEWLSEKDDRHFRWLNRFPLLTLILPEPAPHLADFHHPSDAQKALAWREAGMPEGLLPFAYDSSGSQICFDMEALRGGSRRESPVMFWDCYSLHTIKLSKSFDAFLKLYLP
- the rplO gene encoding 50S ribosomal protein L15, which codes for MKLNELRDNPGATKKRMRVARGPGSGKGKMGGRGIKGQKSRSGVSINGYEGGQMPLYQRLPKRGFNKPNRKAYAVVNLGLIQKFIDDGKLEAGSITEDTLISSGLVRRKLDGIRVLAKGEFTAKATITVTGASKAAVDAVAKTGGALTVANTAAAE
- the rpmC gene encoding 50S ribosomal protein L29 → MNANDLRDKTVDELRDMLASLKKESFNLRFQQATGQMENTSGIKAARRNAARVKTILNQKAAAAAE
- the rpsH gene encoding 30S ribosomal protein S8, with protein sequence MNDPIGDMLTRIRNSQMRGKSTVLTPASKLRAWVLDVLKQEGYIRGYESGTDAKGHPALEISLKYFDGEPVIRELKRVSKPGRRVYMGVNDIPSVRQGLGVSIVSTPQGVMSDANARAANVGGEVLCTVF
- the rplR gene encoding 50S ribosomal protein L18, which translates into the protein MANTKRTLFLKRRLRVRNKLRKVNAGRPRLSVHRSNKNISVQLIDDVRGVTLASASTLEKDLGHVGKNNVEAATKVGSVIAERAKAAGVSEAYFDRGGFLFHGKVKALADAAREGGLKI
- the rplN gene encoding 50S ribosomal protein L14, giving the protein MIQMQTNLDVADNSGARRVQCIKVLGGSKRKYASVGDIIVVSVKEAIPRGRVKKGDVRKAVVVRTAKEVRRADGTAIRFDRNAAVILNNNNEPVGTRIFGPVVRELRAKNFMKIISLAPEVL
- the rplF gene encoding 50S ribosomal protein L6 → MSRIGKKPVELPSGVTASVSGQTIEVKGPKGARSFTATDDVTLTVDDNVVNVDPRGKSKRARQQWGMSRTMVANLVAGVTTGFKKELEIQGVGYRAQMQGNVLKLNLGYSHDVDFTVPEGVTITAPKQTEIVVEGNDQQLVGEVAAKIRDWRRPEPYKGKGIRYKGEFIFRKEGKKK
- the rpmD gene encoding 50S ribosomal protein L30, coding for MAKTIVVKQIGSPIRRPADQRATLIGLGLNKMHKTRELEDTPSVRGMVRKISHMVEIIEERD
- the secY gene encoding preprotein translocase subunit SecY, encoding MVSAAEQMAANTSWAALGKATDLRNRILFTLGLLIVYRLGTYIPVPGIDADALRQFMTSAGQGIGGMVSMFTGGALGRMGIFALGIMPYISASIIVQLLTSMVPALEQLKKEGEQGRKKINQYTRYGTVLLATAQAYGLAVSLESGDLATDPGMYFRLACMITLVGGTMFLMWLGEQITQRGIGNGISLIIFVGIIAEVPAAIAQFLASGRSGAISPAVIIAVILMMIAIIMFVVFMERALRKIHIQYPRRQVGMKVYDGGSSHLPVKVNPAGVIPAIFASSLLLLPVTISTFSAGSTSGPIMSWLLANFGPGQPLYLLFFVGMIVFFAYFYTFNVSFKPDEVATNLKNQNGFVPGIRPGKKTAEYLEYVVNRVLVLGSAYLAAVCLLPEILRGQLAIPVYFGGTSVLIVVSVVMDTIQQAQSHLLAHQYEGLIEKSQLRGRNKKRTRRGPARR
- the rpsN gene encoding 30S ribosomal protein S14; protein product: MAKKSMIEREKKRERLVAKYAAKRAELKEIAADESKPMEERFKARLELAKLPRNSSATRLHNRCQLTGRPHAYYRKLKISRIALRELGSNGQIPGMVKSSW
- a CDS encoding DUF6552 family protein; the encoded protein is MKTVDIVKWVATAIQLVGYGMTGLNMTPWNVYFFFAGIFLWFAVGAMWKDKAIMVVHVGAFISLMIGHLNAPQFKGGQRMHPKVYHTRYA
- the rplX gene encoding 50S ribosomal protein L24, with amino-acid sequence MAAKLRKGDKVIVLAGKDKGKEGTVTSIDPKAGKAIVDGVNTAIRHTRQTQSDQGGRLPKALPIQLSNLALLDANGKATRVGFRMEGDKKVRFAKTTGDVIDA
- a CDS encoding DUF1127 domain-containing protein, coding for MAHVINTTHTGFNLFARLRGFAEEVKDSWDRRAEYKRTYAELDSLSNRDLADIGIRRCDIAQIAHAQAYGH